A genome region from Oncorhynchus masou masou isolate Uvic2021 chromosome 14, UVic_Omas_1.1, whole genome shotgun sequence includes the following:
- the aimp2 gene encoding aminoacyl tRNA synthase complex-interacting multifunctional protein 2 isoform X2: MPMYQNGTEVDPAFRDLEVRQDKIMRRLYELKAAVDGLAKTVTTPDADLDQTVTSLSQSPTATSFRGTADLDSLLGKDLGALRDIVINANPARPPLTLLVLHAMLCQRYRVLSSVHVHSSVSGVPTQLLSCLGPRHADSYVRQRFQLGFTLIWKDVSKLQMKFSIQNMCPIEGEANVARFLFRLVAPYPSDPALATLVDSWVDTAFFQLAEGSAKERSAVLRALNGALGRDPWLAGPELSLADIACYCCVLQTGPAASSPANVQRWLKACENLGHFGPANPLLQ, encoded by the exons ATGCCCATGTACCAG AATGGGACAGAGGTGGACCCTGCGTTCAGAGACCTGGAGGTACGTCAGGATAAGATCATGCGCAGGCTCTATGAACTGAAGGCAGCCGTGGATGGCCTGGCCAAGACCGTGACCACACCCGACGCTGACCTGGACCAGACtgtgacctctctctcccagAGTCCCACAGCCACATCCTTTAGAGGCACTGCAGACCTGGACTCCCTACTGGGCAAG GACCTTGGTGCCCTCCGGGACATTGTGATCAACGCCAATCCGGCACGACCACCCCTCACACTGCTGGTGCTCCACGCAATGCTGTGCCAGCGCTACCGGGTGCTCTCCAGTGTGCATGTCCACTCATCAGTGTCTGGTGTGCCCACGCAGCTGCTCTCCTGCCTGGGGCCGCGCCACGCAGACAGCTACGTCCGCCAGCGTTTCCAGCTGGGCTTCACCCTTATATGGAAAGATG tcTCCAAGCTGCAGATGAAGTTCAGCATTCAGAACATGTGCCCCATCGAGGGCGAGGCCAATGTGGCGCGCTTCTTGTTCCGCCTCGTTGCCCCTTACCCCAGCGACCCTGCCCTGGCTACACTGGTGGACAGTTGGGTGGACACAGCCTTCTTCCAGCTGGCTGAGGGCAGCGCTAAGGAGCGGTCGGCAGTCCTCCGCGCCCTCAACGGCGCTTTGGGTCGCGACCCCTGGCTGGCCGGTCCCGAGCTCTCGCTGGCTGACATCGCCTGTTACTGCTGCGTCCTCCAGACAGGCCCTGCCGCCTCCTCTCCGGCCAACGTCCAACGTTGGCTTAAAGCGTGTGAGAACCTGGGCCACTTTGGCCCTGCCAACCCTCTACTGCAGTGA
- the aimp2 gene encoding aminoacyl tRNA synthase complex-interacting multifunctional protein 2 isoform X1: MPMYQVKPVFGDDIKTDLPTCMYKLPNIHAQRSASGCSEHALQNGTEVDPAFRDLEVRQDKIMRRLYELKAAVDGLAKTVTTPDADLDQTVTSLSQSPTATSFRGTADLDSLLGKDLGALRDIVINANPARPPLTLLVLHAMLCQRYRVLSSVHVHSSVSGVPTQLLSCLGPRHADSYVRQRFQLGFTLIWKDVSKLQMKFSIQNMCPIEGEANVARFLFRLVAPYPSDPALATLVDSWVDTAFFQLAEGSAKERSAVLRALNGALGRDPWLAGPELSLADIACYCCVLQTGPAASSPANVQRWLKACENLGHFGPANPLLQ, translated from the exons ATGCCCATGTACCAGGTAAAGCCCGTCTTTGGGGATGACATAAAGACTGATTTGCCAACCTGCATGTACAAGTTGCCGAATATCCACGCGCAGAGAAGTGCAAGTGGCTGCTCGGAACATGCGCTTCAG AATGGGACAGAGGTGGACCCTGCGTTCAGAGACCTGGAGGTACGTCAGGATAAGATCATGCGCAGGCTCTATGAACTGAAGGCAGCCGTGGATGGCCTGGCCAAGACCGTGACCACACCCGACGCTGACCTGGACCAGACtgtgacctctctctcccagAGTCCCACAGCCACATCCTTTAGAGGCACTGCAGACCTGGACTCCCTACTGGGCAAG GACCTTGGTGCCCTCCGGGACATTGTGATCAACGCCAATCCGGCACGACCACCCCTCACACTGCTGGTGCTCCACGCAATGCTGTGCCAGCGCTACCGGGTGCTCTCCAGTGTGCATGTCCACTCATCAGTGTCTGGTGTGCCCACGCAGCTGCTCTCCTGCCTGGGGCCGCGCCACGCAGACAGCTACGTCCGCCAGCGTTTCCAGCTGGGCTTCACCCTTATATGGAAAGATG tcTCCAAGCTGCAGATGAAGTTCAGCATTCAGAACATGTGCCCCATCGAGGGCGAGGCCAATGTGGCGCGCTTCTTGTTCCGCCTCGTTGCCCCTTACCCCAGCGACCCTGCCCTGGCTACACTGGTGGACAGTTGGGTGGACACAGCCTTCTTCCAGCTGGCTGAGGGCAGCGCTAAGGAGCGGTCGGCAGTCCTCCGCGCCCTCAACGGCGCTTTGGGTCGCGACCCCTGGCTGGCCGGTCCCGAGCTCTCGCTGGCTGACATCGCCTGTTACTGCTGCGTCCTCCAGACAGGCCCTGCCGCCTCCTCTCCGGCCAACGTCCAACGTTGGCTTAAAGCGTGTGAGAACCTGGGCCACTTTGGCCCTGCCAACCCTCTACTGCAGTGA